The following are encoded in a window of Sminthopsis crassicaudata isolate SCR6 chromosome 3, ASM4859323v1, whole genome shotgun sequence genomic DNA:
- the LOC141564085 gene encoding protein-arginine deiminase type-3: MSLQRIVRVSLEHPTSAVCVVGVETLVDIYGSVPEGTETFEVYGTPGVDIYISPNMEASRERADTRRWNFNRGLEIIVVMNSPSNDLNDSHVQISYHSQHEPLALAYAVLYLTCVDISLDTDMNCDGKVERNYVDKRQWVWGPGGHGAVLLVNCDRDDLTCDKRDNCDKCVRCLEDLQDMSLMILKTQGPTALFDDHKLVLHVSSFDAERARVFHACGPEDSCESYRYALGPNKVSYVVPRFNGEEERLYVEGLSFPDAGFSGLITFHVTLLDDSNQDFPESPIFTDTVIFRVAPWIMTPSTLPPVEVYVCKVRNNTHFVEAVAELARKADCKLTICPQTENRNDRWIQDEMELGYIQAPHKTFPVVFDSPRNGELQDFPYKRILGPDFGYVTREPRDKSVSGLDSFGNLEVSPPVVANGKEYPLGRILIGGNLPGSSGRRVTQVVRDFLYAQKVQPPVELFVDWLAVGHVDEFLSFVPVPDDKGFRLLLASPGACFKLFQEKQKWGHGRALLFEGVVGDNHVKTMSINQILSNENLISYNKFVQSCIDWNREVLKRELGLTDRDIIDIPQLFKTERRKAIAFFPDLVNMLVLGRHLGIPKPFGPIINGRCCLEEKVRSLLEPLGLQCNFIDDFTPYHMLHGEVHCGTNVRRKPFPFKWWNMIP, from the exons gTCTGTGCCAGAGGGCACGGAGACATTCGAAGTCTATGGCACTCCAGGCGTGGACATCTACATCTCCCCGAACATGGAAGCTTCAAGGGAACGGGCTGACACGAGGAGGTGGAACTTCAACAGGGGGCTTGAGATCATCGTGGTCATGAACTCTCCAAGCAACGACCTGAATGACAGTCAC GTTCAGATCTCCTACCACTCCCAACATGAGCCCCTCGCCCTCGCCTATGCTGTTCTGTACCTCACTTGTGTAG ATATCTCTTTGGACACCGACATGAATTGCGATGGCAAAGTGGAGAGGAACTACGTGGATAAG AGGCAATGGGTATGGGGACCTGGTGGACACGGAGCAGTCCTTTTGGTAAACTGTGACCGGGATGATCTTACCTGTGACAAGAGAGATAACTGTGACAAATGCGTGCGCTGCCTTGAAG ACCTGCAAGACATGTCGCTCATGATTCTGAAAACCCAGGGCCCCACTGCCCTCTTTGATGACCACAAGCTGGTTCTTCATGTCTCCAGTTTTGATGCTGAGAGGGCTCGAGTCTTCCATGCCTGTG GTCCCGAAGACTCCTGCGAATCCTACAGGTACGCTCTGGGCCCCAACAAGGTGTCCTATGTGGTTCCTCGCTTCAATGGGGAAGAAGAAAGGCTCTATGTAGAAGGGCTTTCCTTCCCTGACGCTGGATTCTCCGGGCTCATCACCTTCCACGTCACCTTGCTGGATGACTCCAATCAG GATTTTCCAGAGTCCCCAATCTTCACAGACACGGTGATTTTTCGTGTGGCCCCCTGGATCATGACCCCAAGCACCCTGCCCCCCGTGGAGGTCTATGTGTGCAA AGTAAGGAACAACACCCACTTTGTGGAAGCAGTCGCAGAGTTGGCGAGGAAAGCGGACTGCAAGCTGACCATCTGTCCCCAGACCGAGAACCGCAATGACCGCTGGATACAG GATGAGATGGAATTGGGGTACATCCAGGCTCCACACAAGACTTTCCCTGTAGTCTTTGACTCCCCTCGGAATGGAGAGCTTCAGGACTTTCCTTATAAAAGGATCCTG GGCCCAGACTTTGGCTATGTGACCAGGGAACCACGGGACAAGTCTGTTAGTGGCCTAGATTCCTTTGGAAATTTGGAAGTCAGCCCTCCCGTGGTGGCCAATGGGAAGGAGTACCCCTTGGGAAGAATCCTTATCGGGGGCAACTTGCCTgg GTCTAGTGGAAGGAGGGTCACTCAGGTAGTCCGGGACTTCCTGTATGCCCAGAAAGTTCAACCTCCTGTGGAACTCTTTGTGGACTGGCTGGCGGTGGGTCATGTGGATGAGTTCTTAAGCTTTGTCCCTGTTCCAGATGACAAG GGTTTCCGCCTGCTTCTGGCCAGTCCCGGAGCCTGTTTCAAACTTTTTCAGGAGAAACAGAAATGGGGCCATGGGAGAGCCCTCCTGTTTGAAGGTGTCGTAGGTGA TAACCACGTGAAGACCATGTCCATCAATCAGATCCTGTCCAATGAAAATCTTATCAGTTACAACAAGTTTGTCCAG AGCTGCATCGACTGGAATCGAGAGGTGCTGAAGCGAGAGCTGGGCCTGACAGATCGAGACATCATCGACATCCCTCAACTCTTCAAAACGGAGAGGAGGAAAGCAATCGCATTTTTCCCTGACTTG GTGAACATGCTCGTGTTAGGAAGACACCTGGGAATCCCCAAACCCTTTGGGCCGATCATCAATGGGCGCTGCTGCCTAGAGGAGAAGGTTCGATCCCTGCTGGAGCCACTGGGCCTCCAGTGCAACTTTATTGATGACTTCACTCCCTACCACATGCTACATGGCGAGGTTCACTGTGGCACTAATGTCCGCCGGAAGCCCTTCCCCTTCAAATGGTGGAACATGATCCCCTGA